From the Hordeum vulgare subsp. vulgare chromosome 1H, MorexV3_pseudomolecules_assembly, whole genome shotgun sequence genome, the window AGTAGAGGTATTAAACGGCAGACGTTGCTGGTGCCCTAATTGACAGGCAGTACATGGGCCAGTGTATGGcttattacaaggaatatgaaaatCTTGGGAAATTGATGTGAAAGAACGAGCGCCGGGGTGGCCAAGGCGAGGATGCCAGACGTCGCCGCTGGTCACGGTGGTGGAGAGGGCGGTGCTCCGTCGCGTGCTGTTGCCAAAGAAGGGGTAGAGGTCGCCGGAGCTAGCGGAGATCAGGATTACTTTCCGTGCGAAGATCCTTCAAAACAAAACCAAATGGGTAAAACTCGATGGAACAAGAGTTATCTTTGGTGAATTGATGCACGGAGATAACGCTAGTGGTGATGTGAGGAGAGAAGagtatgttgtggagttgaaaatTGTAGGGATGCAGAGTGGAGGAGCCGGTTGCATGAATGGGGAGATGCTGACCATTATCGACGGCGATGCTAGATGAACTGTGCTTTAATGGAGAAGACGAGTAGGCGAGGTTACCAGGGTTGCCGGTGACGTGGTTGGAGGCGCCGCTGTCCAGGTACCAGTCCGAGGTGTTGCCGTTGTTGGGAGGGACTTGGTTGCTGTACGCGGCATGGAGCATCGCGAGGTGATCCCACGAGGGCTGCGGGTAGGACGGCGTGGTGGAGTAGGGCGCAACCTGCATGGGGTAGGCATGGGCATGGGAGCCCGGGCGAGGGCCGAGAACGCCGGCGGCGTTTGGTGGGATCCAGCCGGGGCGAGGCGGAGGAAGAGCCATGCCGTAGGGAGCGAAGAATCCCATGAACGGGTTGTATGCCTGGGTGTTGGAGGAGTTGTGGCGGCCGCCCGAGTCGCCGCGTCCACGGCCGTGATCGCCGGTGTCACCAGAGCGGGAGTTGAAACCGCGGCCAGCGGGTGGGGCGGTCTGGGGGGCGATCTACTCGATCACCCGAGCGAGGTGTgccggaggtggaggagccggAGGGCGGGCCGCCGCTGTGGACGGCGAGAATGGTGGCACTGGCCTCCGATGTGCGCTGGGCGAGGTTTTCTTCGGCGAGTTTGAGGCGGGAGAAGACGGCCTCAAACGGTGGCAGAGGGACCGTGTCGCCCAGAACGACGCGGATGGTGTCGAGGCGCTGGTCGATGCCGTGAAGAAACTGGGTGGTGAGGTCCACCTCGGAGACGGCGTGGTCGATGTCGGCAAGACCGGCGGTGAGCAGCTTCATGCGGCGGGCGTACTCGTCGACGGAGAGGTCGCCTTGCTTGAGGTTCCGATACTGACGATTCAGCATCATGTAACGAGCCGCGCGATTAGCGAGAAAGTAGTCACGGATTCGGATCCAGAGATcataggtggtggtggcgccaatCACGTGATCGACGATCTGATCGGCGAGGGTGGCGTACATGGCAAGAGCGACATGGGCGTGAGTTCAAGGTATTGAGGATCGGCGTTGGGTGGTGGTGGATGATCGATGAGATAGGAGACGCCGTAGCGGACCAGGATCATGAGGAAGAAAGACTTCCATTTGTGGTAGTTGTGTTCAGCGGGGTTGAGAAGGAATTTGATGTGGCCCGTGAGGTTGTCGTTGAAGATGGGCTGCCGGGCGGCGGGAGCCGACGGTGGTGGCGGGGGTGGAGCGGAAGAGAAGACGGGGGCAAACTGGGTTGTTGGTGCGGAGCTGCTGAAGACGAGAGGCGGGGTGGCGGCCGCGCGGGAGGTGGCCGAGGCGGTGTCCGGGGAGAGCAGGGAGGCCGActgagaggaggaggagtgcgccgCGCTGGAGGCGGCGGAGGATGTGTCGTCGACCATGGTGAGAACCAGGACGTCTGAAACCAAGTTGGAGAGTGAATTGCTTGTATATTCCACACTCATACAATTACAGCTGATGTACATATATAGGGCGAACCCCCTGAGGGTTAGGCACACAGGCCAGGTTCGGTTAGAGATCCATAAATCTAGCAGTCAAGGGTACACTAAGTATTACATGACTAACAATGAACGTTTCGTATCTTTTTAGAGGTTGCACACTATATAGTTATGCATGGGAAATCATGTAAATAGATAACATAATTGATTAAAGCAGTAGCCCCTACTTGCTGCAAAATGCATCACTTAGGCTACACAGGTAATAGGTTGCTCCATTTCAGATTGACGTGATATTGAGCTAACATTTACTTCTGGAATAAATAGTTCACCCTGTTTATGCGTACCCTCTGTAGTCTCTACGCCTTTTAGTCCTTGAATGTTTTTTCTGATGCTTTGTTGGCATCTacttcctctgttcctaaatataagacgttttggcAGTTCAATCTGAACCGCCAAAACATCTTATATGTAGAAACGGAGGTAGTAGTTTCATCATATTAACTGTGCTTGTACCTCTCAAATATGATCATGTTATGTTTAATACACCTCACAGTTTACTTTAATTATCTTACAcagtttcttttaatctttagatTTTGAATTGTCGAATGCTCAGTATGTGCATGCATTATCTATGGAACACCTCGTGCCAACCTTATCGGATTTAAAGGTTCAGATTTGCTCAACGGATATGAGTGAAGCATGTTTCTGGAAGATCTATTTTGTTCTTCTGCATTCGAAACTCAACAAACAAGATGCTGAACTTCTTTCAACACCACAGGTAGTTTCTTGCACCATTTACTGTATTTATCATCTTTCTGTCACACTGTTTTTAATTTATTATGTCTTCTGTGCTATGATGGTGTAATGAGTGGAATGCTTCACACAAATAACTGGACATTTAGCAACTCCAGGCTATATACCTACCCTGTAGGCCATATCACCCCAAGCTGTTTGTAGTTTTTAGACAGTATTAGTACTATGTTTCCTTCCTTGTACCCCAAGTCTTGTGTAGTATATATATGCCCCATGGGCTATGGAATATAGATAAGTTGCATCCATAACATGGTATCATGAGCCCAGCTTTAGGGTTTTTCGCGTGCCGCAACTCACGCTTGACCGGGTTTTTCGGCCCCCTTCCCTCTCTCGATCAATTCTCATCTGGGTCTCCTCATACTCGATCTCCCATGACCGGTCTCATTCCTGCATGTCTTGCTCAGCAACCTTCCAGATCGACGGCCGTCTCTACAACCTCAGCCTGCGATGCCTTTCTTGCGTGTGTGCTCTGCATCGACGCATGTTGTTCCCTCTCCAACTGCCGTTGGTGTCTTCGCTGATCGCTTCGCCTCTGCTCATCCCTGCATGGCGGCGCTGTTCCAGATCGCTTCTCCCGCCGGCCTGCTCTCTGTCGTTCGTCTCCAGCAGGCAACTTCGCCAACCCAGGCCGCCTCACGCCCGGATGCTCGACCTCCGTGCTGCAGGTCCCCGCCACCTGTGCCCTCTGTCTCCTGGCCACTTGATGCCTTCCCTACTGCAGGCCCGGGCAGCTCCTGCCCCTCCAGCCTACCTAAATCACCTCGCTCCACCCGATTGGATTGTACTCTGGTCCTCCCAACTGAAGGCCGCCTGCAGCTTGATGCACATGAGCCGTGGTGCCCCATCTGCTGCCTCGCCTCCACAGCCGACTCCCGCTGCAGGCCTGCTTGTATGTGGTGCTCCTAACTGAAGGCCGCCTGCAGCTTGACACACATGTGCCATGGCACCCCATCTGCAGGCCTGCTCTCCTGCTTCCCCATGCGTGTCTCTCCTCTGCTGGCGCGTTGCTTGCCTGGCTGTTTGCTGCCCCGTGTGCGGCTCTCCTCCTGCTGCTCTGTAGGCCTGCTCGCCTGCTGCCCCGTGCGTGGCTCTACCTGCCTCTGCTAGTTTTACTGCCTCTGAGATGCGGCATATTATTTGGTATGCTATATTTAGTGCGCATATATAAATAATTGATTCGCCGGGCCTGAAACGGGTGATCTGTGATAAGCATGTGATCTTCAAAGCACAGTTTATATTTGCCTTTAACAGCTGCTGATTGCAAGTAGACTGGATACTGTTTACTTAATATTGTTTGGCAGCAAAGTATTGTAAAACTACAGTATTTTTGCCTGTTGGTACAAGATACCACGTTTTTTACATATCAAAGCATTCAGCGCTGGAAAAATTGCTGGCTAGCCGTTGCATTCAAACTAGAGTAGCTAGCCAGCCATTGCTGGCTAGCTAGCAGCATGTatgaagaacggccatgcacaagGCTTGTAGATTACCAATGAGCACGCTTCGCAAGATGGTGTAGGCAGCTCACCAGATGGAGTTATGCATGGACGGGACTGCTTGGCCTTCTCCCATGACACAGTCAATGAGCGGCAAAGCTACTCGTAACCTGAGCAGGGATGGTCTTAAAGCGGCAACAGATCCAATCCCCCCCCGCTCACCGACGGAAAGATGCCTCCAGGTGGCTGTGCTGGTTGGAGCTGAGTGAATCAACAGGCAACAGCGTGCCTGCGTGGAGGCAGGGGCTGGCAGCTGTTAGGAGAGGCTGGACGAGTGGATGTAGGACATCGTACTCTCCTTTTTTATCTCTCCGTCGCCGTCTCCTTGTTTTTCCATGGCCGCTTAGGGAGACATCTTCAGAGATGACAGAGCGGCGCAGGAGTGAAGCGAGTTCTTTCGTAGGGCGGGGAAGAAGATAATGCGTGTGTGGCCTTGTTCTTTTTGGCTGCTCGgttttaaaaaaagaggcctgGGGTTCTGTTTCTAGACAGAGAACATACTTTGCTTTTGCAAATACTCAGCATTAATACTACAGTTTTTAGTGATAGCCAAACATCTCACAGTAATAAAACCTAAGGTATTTAGAAAAACTGTAGTATTCTGCTAATACTTAGGAAATACTGAGCTATCAAACAGGGCCAAGTATTTTGTGGAGTTTTTGTAGAAGAATATAATGGTATttttagacaccatagttttaaaaTCTTTATGTGTTTGGCATCAACAATTATCTCAGTTGTATAAACTGTCGTATGTCCAATACTGCAGTATTTTCGCAGTATTCTAAGAAGAGGTCTTGACCTCTTGTTTCTAAACCAAACTGAGAAAAGGGTGGTTCTATGAAACTGGAGTGTTCGTTGCCCAGGCATTGGAGTACTTAGGTTTTACATTACCACGGTTTAAAAAATATGTGCTAGCTTGAGTAATATATTATCAAGAAAAACAAACCGGGAGGGATGCCAAGATGCACTTCAAGTTGTGACAGCATTAGGATCAAGAAAGAGGggggacgggggggggggggggggggggggtattgttATTTCAAACTTGACCAACTGGTTTCATTTTTCAATGCACACTAACAGAGTGGTTTTCTCCTTAAGTCTCATGTTTGGCTTATATTTCAAATTAGTTCAACCTTATGTTTCCCTTTTACCATGCAGATCCTAGAAGCAAGGGAGGAGTTGCTGCAGAGTCTACAGGCTAAGGATAAGCGAGGATCTGAAACTGCAGGGCAATCATCTGACGATGTGAACGCATTCTCTGCCCCAGCTGAAGAGAAGGTGATAGAACCTTCAATCATTCAAGACAAAGAAGTTGCCGTATCGGAGGTCCGTTCCTTCGAAGAACCCACCTCGGATATCACGCCCGAAATCGAGGCCGAGAAGTTCCTGGTTTCGACCACTGAAGTGGAAATCATTGACAAGTCAGTGATCGAAGAAGAATTGTTGTCAGTGAAAGATAAAATCAAGGCTCCAGTCGTGGAGTCCAGACTCCACGCTGACACCGATGAGGATGAAGTGGACGAATGGCCTGATGATGACTCAGCTGAGGAGCCCGAGGCGGTAGCGGCAGCAAGTAACAGGGCTTCGCTGGGACGGGAGGAGGATGTGTCGTTCAGCGACctggaagacgacggtgacgatgatgaGCATGGCAGTAAAGGGGTGGGCAAGTAGCTAAAGCTGATTTGAAGGTCCGGTCCAGGCCCAATCATCTCGGCCTCCATTGGAGTGGTAGTCCCACAAGCACACGCTCGCTGGCTTCACTCAAGGGACTACAGAAGGCAGCGGTGGATGATGGGTGGATCATTGCGTGGTCACCATTAGTCTCTagaggcgatggtgatgatgaaccCCCCAAAACTGGCTGGGCCTCCCTCGACCGGCCTGGATTAGAAGAGAAGCAGGAAGTAATAATGATGtgcagctggtgttagtgtttgaTGATGGCAAGTATGTACATCTGTATCGTCGGCCTGTTTCTGTACATAGACCCCCCTGGGGCGGGGCTGCCTCCTGTATGAACCAACCTGGCAGCGTACCACTCTGTCCACTGAATAAATCGCTCAATTAGCTGCAACCTGCAAGAACTTTTGGTTTGGGTTCGTCCTTCGTCGTACTTGAGATCTAACTAATATCTTTGCTTGGGCACCACCCTGATTTATCAATTCCTGGTATGGGTTGCCCTGTACTCGGGGCTGGCCTGCTTGAAAGGTTTTACTACATAGTTTCAGTTACATGCTGTCGCATGGAGTGAGCATGAGGGGGAAATGATGACCAGCTAACTTGTCTGAATCGTGCACCCAACTTGTTCCTGGTAGTGAGGTTGCTGGTACTGGCACACACATGATGGCAGCAATCCTTTATCCTTGCGTAGATTCTTGGCGTAGCGGCCGGGTGTAGTGTTGGCATCTCCCCGGCGTGCCCACCGGCGCGTCTGGCTGGACCGCCGTACGGAGCAAACTCCCGCACCACAGGCCTGCACCTGACGACGGCGACGGTGCGCCAAGGCAGACGGCGGCGCCACTACGACGCCGCGCCGGCAGGccgaaccaagaagaagaagaagcgctcCCCCCGCGCACGCGGCGGCATGGCATTATGGCAACGTGCACCCGCCCGCGCCGCGCGCCGGCGGCGGACGGGCTGATGATACTGGTGGCGGGTCGCTGTCCGGCGGAAACATGTGCAGGGAACTGGAGAAGCGGAGCGATGTTTTATCCGCCGATGCCGACCTTGCCCTGCTCGCGTCCACCCCGAGAGCGACCGACGGG encodes:
- the LOC123447313 gene encoding uncharacterized protein LOC123447313; its protein translation is MSWLTRTIAATLAGEPDPDSDASESEASSAERTAAEGSSPRDPEGEDPGQPNTPSRGVKDDISELTETLTRRLWGVASFLAPPPPPPDSESPGAAPAEADGEGGDVDGDGIAGIRSDLAEIGGRVRSGISMLQSNLAVAEISKIASSLLPFGEEEPDEGEPVAGGTEEVLVFVKHMSTRPETWLDFPLFISERYADDFELSNAQYVHALSMEHLVPTLSDLKVQICSTDMSEACFWKIYFVLLHSKLNKQDAELLSTPQILEAREELLQSLQAKDKRGSETAGQSSDDVNAFSAPAEEKVIEPSIIQDKEVAVSEVRSFEEPTSDITPEIEAEKFLVSTTEVEIIDKSVIEEELLSVKDKIKAPVVESRLHADTDEDEVDEWPDDDSAEEPEAVAAASNRASLGREEDVSFSDLEDDGDDDEHGSKGVGK